In Lates calcarifer isolate ASB-BC8 linkage group LG23, TLL_Latcal_v3, whole genome shotgun sequence, a single genomic region encodes these proteins:
- the LOC108876316 gene encoding 5-hydroxytryptamine receptor 3A, protein MFSAVESSETVCSYQDVLNYLNLTKSNELYSMTRPVKDYKQPTTVSLHVLLYAILDVREIDQTFIPYVWIFMSWQNQYISWNPSDFCGISGVSLPTEVLWKPDLTIEEMTEKDKAPPSPHLTIFSTGVILIQNDQVLVSTCRMHVYKFPFDTQTCTLTFKSVIHSVDEIQLVHDTNSSQATEWSREVMRTQYEWLFIDMTVSNQTVTKFGLEQDVIMYTISMKRRSVLYIVNFILPVLFFLGLDLASFLISDNGGEKLGFQVTVLLAVTVMQLILNEILPSSSNRIPLIAVYCIGIFSLMMLSLLETILVLYLIEKDNEADEDQRLCEDCGGKQSKTSFQNNREEKKWNQCACVCDVSPDETPTEPLKFQVSSSQVTEESQGFEKLSDVLREVVKTLTLLHNSRNEGGKHGYWTRKTKTINKVFFIFYIISASLFLFCMFFNWSYAEEL, encoded by the exons atgttttcagctgtggagTCCTCTGAGACTGTGTGTAGTTATCAGGATGTTTTAAACTACCTCAACTTAACCAAAAGCAATGAACTGTACTCAATGACACGGCCAGTTAAAGACTACAAACAGCCCACAACGGTCTCTCTGCATGTTCTGCTTTATGCCATTCTAGATGTG AGAGAGATCGACCAGACATTCATTCCTTACGTTTGGATTTTCATG tccTGGCAGAACCAGTACATCTCATGGAATCCTAGTGACTTCTGTGGTATCAGCGGAGTTTCTCTTCCCACTGAAGTTTTGTGGAAGCCAGATCTCACTATTGAAGAGAT gACAGAAAAGGACAAAGCCCCTCCAAGTCCTCATCTCACCATCTTCAGCACCGGTGTCATCCTTATTCAGAATGACCAGGTGCTCGTCAGCACCTGCAGGATGCACGTTTACAAATTCCCCTTCGACACTCAGACCTGCACCCTCACCTTCAAGTCTGTCATACACTCAG TTGATGAAATACAGCTTGTTCACGACACCAACTCTTCACAGGCCACTGAGTGGTCTCGCGAGGTGATGCGAACCCAGTACGAGTGGCTGTTCATTGACATGACAGTCTCCAACCAAACTGTCACCAAGTTTGGCTTGGAACAAGATGTGATAATGTACACT ATCAGCATGAAGAGGAGGTCAGTCCTCTACATCGTCAACTTCATATTacctgtcttgtttttcttgggtCTGGATTTGGCCTCCTTCTTGATCTCAGACAACGGGGGCGAAAAGCTGGGCTTCCAGGTCACTGTGCTGCTCGCTGTCACTGTGATGCAGCTTATTCTGAATGAAATCCTGCCGTCCTCGTCAAACAGGATCCCACTTATAG CGGTCTACTGCATTGGGATTTTTTCTTTGATGATGCTCAGCCTCTTGGAAACGATTCTGGTGCTGTATCTGATAGAGAAAGACAATGAGGCCGATGAGGACCAACGCCTGTGTGAGGACTGTGggggaaaacaaagcaaaaccaGCTTCCAAAACAATAGAG AGGAGAAGAAGTGGAatcagtgtgcatgtgtctgtgatgtGTCTCCTGATGAAACGCCAACTGAACCGCTGAAG TTTCAGGTTAGCAGCAGCCAAGTGACAGAGGAGTCTCAGGGCTTTGAAAAGCTCTCAGATGTTCTGAGGGAGGTGGTGAAAACACTGACTCTGCTCCACAACAGCAGGAACGAGGGAGGAAAGCACGGTTACTGGAccagaaaaactaaaacaatcaacaaagttttcttcattttttacatCATATCTGCCAGTCTGTTTCTATTCTGTATGTTCTTCAACTGGAGCTATGCAGAGGAATTATAG
- the LOC108876298 gene encoding 5-hydroxytryptamine receptor 3C isoform X3: MPGGNTSLELPELRYGQQSNDKDDWPWNSENCSYHHFLNYLNLSENKNLYSMLRPVRHHKITTELYLKMVIYAILDVREKDQAFVPYIWIYLSWHNHHIQWDPTEFCGLESVEVPTELMWKPDINIEEMTERDKTTPAPFMTVNYDGMVELRNDLVVVSTCRMRVYQFPFDKQSCTLSFKSVIYSDEEIWLYAITNSSKITEWSCQAMRTQYEWLFINMTVTRKTVNYFNFNQSMIVYTITMRRRSALYIINFILPVLFFLGLDLASFLISHSGGEKLSFKVTVLLAVTVMQLILNEILPASSNRIPLIAIYCIGIFALMLVSLLETIFVMYLMKKDNETDRDQALNVRKHACCAFCCAAETPSQVLSVAEEHNSGQLTVVSHYLEKDSDELRQMEKTQTLISSNSSTTSRNEEEKPGYWTRMAKKINKVFFIFYVTVVSVFLFSVFSMWNITEATGKNKKYCSI; the protein is encoded by the exons ATGCCAG GTGGAAATACCAGTTTAGAGCTACCAGAGCTTCGTTATGGTCAACAGTCCAATGACAAAGACG ACTGGCCTTGGAACTCGGAAAACTGCAGttatcatcattttttaaactaCCTGAACCTGTCCGAAAACAAGAATCTGTACTCCATGTTACGGCCTGTTAGACaccacaaaataacaacagaacTATACCTCAAAATGGTAATCTATGCCATCCTAGATGTG agagaaaaggacCAGGCTTTTGTTCCTTACATATGGATTTATTTG AGTTGGCATAATCATCACATTCAGTGGGATCCAACAGAATTTTGTGGACTTGAAAGTGTAGAAGTTCCCACTGAACTAATGTGGAAGCCAGATATAAATATCGAAGAAAT gacagagagagacaagaccACTCCAGCTCCTTTTATGACTGTTAATTACGACGGCATGGTTGAACTTAGAAATGACTTGGTGGTGGTCAGCACTTGCAGGATGCGTGTTTACCAGTTCCCCTTCGACAAGCAAAGTTGCACTCTCTCATTCAAGTCTGTCATATACTCTG ATGAAGAAATATGGCTGTACGCCATCACCAACTCTTCAAAGATTACTGAGTGGTCTTGTCAAGCGATGCGGACGCAATACGAGTGGCTGTTCATCAACATGACAGTCACTAGAAAAACTGTCAACTATTTTAACTTCAACCAAAGCATGATCGTTTACACT ATCACTATGAGGAGGAGGTCAGCCCTCTACATCATCAACTTTATACTACCTGTTCTGTTCTTCTTGGGTCTGGACTTGGCCTCCTTCTTGATCTCACACAGCGGAGGTGAGAAGTTGAGCTTCAAGGTCACTGTGCTGCTCGCTGTCACTGTGATGCAGCTTATTCTGAATGAAATCCTGCCTGCCTCGTCAAACAGGATCCCACTCATAG CGATCTACTGCATCGGGATTTTTGCTCTGATGTTGGTCAGCCTCCTGGAGACAATTTTTGTGATGTACCTGATGAAGAAAGACAAcgagacagacagagaccaaGCCCTGA ATGTGAGGAAACATGCTTGCTGTGCATTTTGCTGTGCTGCTGAAACTCCATCTCAAGTGCTCTCTGTAGCTGAAGAG CACAACAGCGGCCAGCTGACGGTGGTATCCCACTATTTGGAGAAGGACTCAGATGAGCTGAGGCAgatggagaaaacacagactctgatcagcagcaacagcagcaccaccagcaggaaTGAAGAAGAGAAGCCTGGCTACTGGACCAGAATGgctaaaaaaatcaacaaagttttcttcattttttacGTCACagtggtcagtgtgtttttattttcggTCTTTTCCATGTGGAACATTACAGAagccactggaaaaaacaaaaaatactgcTCTATTTAA
- the LOC108876298 gene encoding 5-hydroxytryptamine receptor 3C isoform X1 — protein MIPTGFLFLLLLTGGNPSSLEPLEFLDAQQKSNHSFEELPGGNTSSFEVPELLDDQQKSNHSFEEMPGGNTSLELPELRYGQQSNDKDDWPWNSENCSYHHFLNYLNLSENKNLYSMLRPVRHHKITTELYLKMVIYAILDVREKDQAFVPYIWIYLSWHNHHIQWDPTEFCGLESVEVPTELMWKPDINIEEMTERDKTTPAPFMTVNYDGMVELRNDLVVVSTCRMRVYQFPFDKQSCTLSFKSVIYSDEEIWLYAITNSSKITEWSCQAMRTQYEWLFINMTVTRKTVNYFNFNQSMIVYTITMRRRSALYIINFILPVLFFLGLDLASFLISHSGGEKLSFKVTVLLAVTVMQLILNEILPASSNRIPLIAIYCIGIFALMLVSLLETIFVMYLMKKDNETDRDQALNVRKHACCAFCCAAETPSQVLSVAEEHNSGQLTVVSHYLEKDSDELRQMEKTQTLISSNSSTTSRNEEEKPGYWTRMAKKINKVFFIFYVTVVSVFLFSVFSMWNITEATGKNKKYCSI, from the exons ATGATACCCACAGGTttcctctttctgctcctcctcacag GTGGAAATCCCTCAAGTTTAGAGCCACTGGAGTTTCTTGATGCTCAACAAAAGTCCAATCACAGCTTTGAGGAATTGCCAG gTGGAAATACCTCTAGTTTTGAGGTACCAGAGCTTCTTGATGATCAACAGAAGTCCAATCACAGCTTTGAAGAAATGCCAG GTGGAAATACCAGTTTAGAGCTACCAGAGCTTCGTTATGGTCAACAGTCCAATGACAAAGACG ACTGGCCTTGGAACTCGGAAAACTGCAGttatcatcattttttaaactaCCTGAACCTGTCCGAAAACAAGAATCTGTACTCCATGTTACGGCCTGTTAGACaccacaaaataacaacagaacTATACCTCAAAATGGTAATCTATGCCATCCTAGATGTG agagaaaaggacCAGGCTTTTGTTCCTTACATATGGATTTATTTG AGTTGGCATAATCATCACATTCAGTGGGATCCAACAGAATTTTGTGGACTTGAAAGTGTAGAAGTTCCCACTGAACTAATGTGGAAGCCAGATATAAATATCGAAGAAAT gacagagagagacaagaccACTCCAGCTCCTTTTATGACTGTTAATTACGACGGCATGGTTGAACTTAGAAATGACTTGGTGGTGGTCAGCACTTGCAGGATGCGTGTTTACCAGTTCCCCTTCGACAAGCAAAGTTGCACTCTCTCATTCAAGTCTGTCATATACTCTG ATGAAGAAATATGGCTGTACGCCATCACCAACTCTTCAAAGATTACTGAGTGGTCTTGTCAAGCGATGCGGACGCAATACGAGTGGCTGTTCATCAACATGACAGTCACTAGAAAAACTGTCAACTATTTTAACTTCAACCAAAGCATGATCGTTTACACT ATCACTATGAGGAGGAGGTCAGCCCTCTACATCATCAACTTTATACTACCTGTTCTGTTCTTCTTGGGTCTGGACTTGGCCTCCTTCTTGATCTCACACAGCGGAGGTGAGAAGTTGAGCTTCAAGGTCACTGTGCTGCTCGCTGTCACTGTGATGCAGCTTATTCTGAATGAAATCCTGCCTGCCTCGTCAAACAGGATCCCACTCATAG CGATCTACTGCATCGGGATTTTTGCTCTGATGTTGGTCAGCCTCCTGGAGACAATTTTTGTGATGTACCTGATGAAGAAAGACAAcgagacagacagagaccaaGCCCTGA ATGTGAGGAAACATGCTTGCTGTGCATTTTGCTGTGCTGCTGAAACTCCATCTCAAGTGCTCTCTGTAGCTGAAGAG CACAACAGCGGCCAGCTGACGGTGGTATCCCACTATTTGGAGAAGGACTCAGATGAGCTGAGGCAgatggagaaaacacagactctgatcagcagcaacagcagcaccaccagcaggaaTGAAGAAGAGAAGCCTGGCTACTGGACCAGAATGgctaaaaaaatcaacaaagttttcttcattttttacGTCACagtggtcagtgtgtttttattttcggTCTTTTCCATGTGGAACATTACAGAagccactggaaaaaacaaaaaatactgcTCTATTTAA
- the LOC108876298 gene encoding 5-hydroxytryptamine receptor 3C isoform X2, whose protein sequence is MIPTGFLFLLLLTGGNPSSLEPLEFLDAQQKSNHSFEELPGGNTSSFEVPELLDDQQKSNHSFEEMPGGNTSLELPELRYGQQSNDKDDWPWNSENCSYHHFLNYLNLSENKNLYSMLRPVRHHKITTELYLKMVIYAILDVREKDQAFVPYIWIYLSWHNHHIQWDPTEFCGLESVEVPTELMWKPDINIEEMTERDKTTPAPFMTVNYDGMVELRNDLVVVSTCRMRVYQFPFDKQSCTLSFKSVIYSDEEIWLYAITNSSKITEWSCQAMRTQYEWLFINMTVTRKTVNYFNFNQSMIVYTITMRRRSALYIINFILPVLFFLGLDLASFLISHSGGEKLSFKVTVLLAVTVMQLILNEILPASSNRIPLIAIYCIGIFALMLVSLLETIFVMYLMKKDNETDRDQALNVRKHACCAFCCAAETPSQVLSVAEEHNSGQLTVVSHYLEKDSDELRQMEKTQTLISSNSSTTSRNEEEKPGYWTRMAKKINKVFFIFYVTVVSVFLFSVFSMWNITEATGKNKKYCSI, encoded by the exons GTGGAAATCCCTCAAGTTTAGAGCCACTGGAGTTTCTTGATGCTCAACAAAAGTCCAATCACAGCTTTGAGGAATTGCCAG gTGGAAATACCTCTAGTTTTGAGGTACCAGAGCTTCTTGATGATCAACAGAAGTCCAATCACAGCTTTGAAGAAATGCCAG GTGGAAATACCAGTTTAGAGCTACCAGAGCTTCGTTATGGTCAACAGTCCAATGACAAAGACG ACTGGCCTTGGAACTCGGAAAACTGCAGttatcatcattttttaaactaCCTGAACCTGTCCGAAAACAAGAATCTGTACTCCATGTTACGGCCTGTTAGACaccacaaaataacaacagaacTATACCTCAAAATGGTAATCTATGCCATCCTAGATGTG agagaaaaggacCAGGCTTTTGTTCCTTACATATGGATTTATTTG AGTTGGCATAATCATCACATTCAGTGGGATCCAACAGAATTTTGTGGACTTGAAAGTGTAGAAGTTCCCACTGAACTAATGTGGAAGCCAGATATAAATATCGAAGAAAT gacagagagagacaagaccACTCCAGCTCCTTTTATGACTGTTAATTACGACGGCATGGTTGAACTTAGAAATGACTTGGTGGTGGTCAGCACTTGCAGGATGCGTGTTTACCAGTTCCCCTTCGACAAGCAAAGTTGCACTCTCTCATTCAAGTCTGTCATATACTCTG ATGAAGAAATATGGCTGTACGCCATCACCAACTCTTCAAAGATTACTGAGTGGTCTTGTCAAGCGATGCGGACGCAATACGAGTGGCTGTTCATCAACATGACAGTCACTAGAAAAACTGTCAACTATTTTAACTTCAACCAAAGCATGATCGTTTACACT ATCACTATGAGGAGGAGGTCAGCCCTCTACATCATCAACTTTATACTACCTGTTCTGTTCTTCTTGGGTCTGGACTTGGCCTCCTTCTTGATCTCACACAGCGGAGGTGAGAAGTTGAGCTTCAAGGTCACTGTGCTGCTCGCTGTCACTGTGATGCAGCTTATTCTGAATGAAATCCTGCCTGCCTCGTCAAACAGGATCCCACTCATAG CGATCTACTGCATCGGGATTTTTGCTCTGATGTTGGTCAGCCTCCTGGAGACAATTTTTGTGATGTACCTGATGAAGAAAGACAAcgagacagacagagaccaaGCCCTGA ATGTGAGGAAACATGCTTGCTGTGCATTTTGCTGTGCTGCTGAAACTCCATCTCAAGTGCTCTCTGTAGCTGAAGAG CACAACAGCGGCCAGCTGACGGTGGTATCCCACTATTTGGAGAAGGACTCAGATGAGCTGAGGCAgatggagaaaacacagactctgatcagcagcaacagcagcaccaccagcaggaaTGAAGAAGAGAAGCCTGGCTACTGGACCAGAATGgctaaaaaaatcaacaaagttttcttcattttttacGTCACagtggtcagtgtgtttttattttcggTCTTTTCCATGTGGAACATTACAGAagccactggaaaaaacaaaaaatactgcTCTATTTAA